The following proteins come from a genomic window of Acetivibrio cellulolyticus CD2:
- the yqfC gene encoding sporulation protein YqfC translates to MPRKKRTVKKRSKQEGPKASLKEKMSELFEIPKDIVLNVPKLTMIGNGDLLIENFKGIIEYDDDRIRINTNSGIIKISGTRLGIKEITSEDLMVNGEISSLEFLK, encoded by the coding sequence ATGCCTCGAAAAAAAAGAACTGTAAAAAAAAGAAGTAAGCAAGAGGGGCCGAAAGCCAGCTTAAAGGAAAAGATGTCTGAACTTTTTGAAATTCCAAAGGATATTGTTTTAAATGTACCCAAATTAACAATGATTGGAAACGGAGATTTACTTATAGAAAACTTCAAAGGAATTATCGAATATGATGACGACAGAATAAGAATCAATACCAACAGCGGAATAATAAAAATTAGCGGAACAAGACTGGGCATAAAAGAGATTACATCTGAGGATCTGATGGTTAACGGTGAAATATCAAGCCTTGAATTCTTAAAGTAA
- the yqfD gene encoding sporulation protein YqfD: MFLRLWNYIKGYVIIFVEGYFLEKFVNICTRRQIFLWDIKKKKNSAMSMKISIKGFKMLRPIAKKTGCRVRILRKRGIPFVLHRYKRRKTFIAGAVLFVFLFYFMTSFVWTVEVTGNNKLATQIILDKVSAVGVKPGVLKYRVNPHDVSNNLMLDIKELSWVSVVIKGTKVKIEVAEAISKPKLVPKDSPCDIVAIKDGVIKSIFVKAGLEGVKAGDTVEKGQVLINGTVPIKNQEDSPRVLHALGDVMARTWYDGRQKVETNVVEKIRTGETKDNISLVLFSKKIDLFHKKVPFGEYDKVNIEKSLSIGEDLVLPFGMVIERYYENNMLEKEFDLDAAKKIAADNAYKEAAEDIPENAQIVNSTVNFIEDEDGQIIAEVVIECLENIGCEREIGGN, translated from the coding sequence ATGTTTTTGAGGTTGTGGAATTATATAAAAGGATATGTTATTATATTTGTTGAAGGTTATTTTTTAGAGAAGTTTGTCAACATATGCACCAGAAGGCAAATTTTTCTTTGGGACATAAAGAAGAAAAAAAATAGTGCAATGTCCATGAAGATTAGCATTAAAGGCTTTAAAATGCTAAGGCCTATTGCAAAAAAGACAGGATGCAGGGTACGAATATTAAGGAAACGTGGAATTCCTTTTGTTTTACACCGCTATAAAAGAAGGAAGACTTTTATTGCGGGTGCAGTACTATTTGTTTTTCTGTTTTATTTTATGACATCTTTTGTTTGGACAGTTGAAGTTACGGGAAATAATAAGCTGGCAACCCAAATTATACTAGATAAGGTGTCTGCTGTTGGAGTTAAACCGGGGGTACTTAAGTACAGGGTAAATCCACATGATGTTTCAAACAACCTTATGCTTGATATAAAGGAGTTATCTTGGGTTAGTGTGGTAATTAAAGGAACGAAGGTAAAGATTGAAGTAGCTGAGGCTATCAGCAAGCCGAAACTGGTTCCCAAAGATAGTCCATGTGACATTGTGGCTATTAAGGATGGCGTTATTAAGTCTATTTTTGTGAAAGCAGGGTTGGAAGGTGTAAAAGCTGGTGATACTGTTGAGAAAGGCCAGGTGCTTATTAACGGCACAGTACCAATTAAGAATCAGGAGGATAGTCCCAGGGTGTTACATGCTCTTGGGGATGTAATGGCAAGAACTTGGTATGATGGCAGACAGAAGGTTGAAACTAATGTCGTTGAAAAGATTAGAACAGGGGAAACAAAAGACAACATATCCTTGGTTTTGTTTTCTAAAAAGATAGATTTATTTCATAAAAAGGTACCATTTGGAGAATATGATAAGGTAAATATTGAAAAGTCTCTTTCGATAGGTGAAGATCTTGTCTTGCCTTTTGGTATGGTAATTGAGAGGTATTATGAAAATAATATGCTGGAAAAGGAATTTGACTTGGATGCAGCAAAAAAAATAGCAGCGGATAATGCTTATAAAGAGGCAGCAGAGGACATACCTGAAAATGCTCAAATAGTTAATTCAACTGTAAACTTTATAGAAGATGAAGACGGGCAGATTATAGCAGAAGTAGTTATTGAATGCCTGGAGAATATAGGGTGCGAAAGAGAGATTGGAGGAAACTGA
- a CDS encoding PhoH family protein, with protein sequence MESLTEVSLEFDRIEHAMNLFGNFDENLHLIEDLFNVKVISRDNDIRVVGYSEGVHKAKTVLQKLISLASQGDVITKQSVSYLVQLANENQLDKVDDFHADYICLTARGKQIKSKTHGQKVYVDAIKSNDIVFGIGPAGTGKTFLAVAMAVTSFRNKEVNRIVLTRPAVEAGEKLGFLPGDLQNKVDPYLRPLYDALYEMMGFETYQSYLEKGMIEVAPLAYMRGRTLDDSFIILDEAQNTTPEQMKMFLTRIGFGSKVVVTGDITQIDLPGDKKSGLKEVIKILKDIKGISFINLSDRDVVRHELVQKIIQAYDRYDKSRVTHNNG encoded by the coding sequence TTGGAAAGTCTTACTGAAGTGTCATTGGAGTTTGATAGAATAGAACATGCTATGAATCTTTTTGGTAATTTTGATGAGAATTTGCATTTGATTGAGGACTTGTTTAATGTAAAAGTTATTTCAAGAGATAATGATATAAGAGTTGTTGGATACAGCGAAGGAGTGCATAAAGCAAAAACAGTACTCCAAAAACTGATAAGCCTTGCTTCGCAAGGTGATGTAATAACTAAGCAAAGTGTTAGTTACCTTGTTCAGTTGGCAAATGAAAATCAATTGGACAAGGTTGATGATTTTCACGCTGATTATATTTGCCTTACAGCCAGAGGTAAACAGATAAAGTCCAAAACTCACGGACAGAAAGTATATGTTGATGCTATAAAAAGCAACGACATTGTATTTGGTATAGGACCTGCCGGTACAGGAAAGACTTTTCTTGCCGTAGCAATGGCTGTGACATCATTTAGAAATAAGGAAGTCAATAGAATTGTCTTGACAAGGCCTGCTGTTGAGGCAGGAGAAAAATTGGGCTTTTTGCCTGGAGACTTGCAGAACAAAGTTGATCCGTATTTAAGACCGTTATATGATGCACTTTATGAAATGATGGGTTTTGAAACGTATCAGAGCTACCTTGAAAAAGGCATGATAGAAGTTGCACCCCTTGCGTACATGAGGGGAAGGACATTGGATGATTCGTTTATAATTTTAGATGAGGCCCAAAATACTACACCTGAGCAAATGAAAATGTTCCTGACACGTATAGGATTTGGGTCAAAGGTTGTTGTTACCGGCGATATAACCCAGATTGACCTTCCTGGTGATAAAAAATCAGGGTTGAAAGAAGTTATTAAGATTTTAAAGGATATAAAGGGAATATCGTTTATAAATTTATCTGATAGAGATGTTGTAAGGCACGAGCTTGTACAAAAAATAATTCAGGCTTACGACCGTTATGATAAGTCACGTGTAACACACAATAACGGTTAG
- a CDS encoding HD family phosphohydrolase, protein MSKDKTMDIHGNFKTYIKDKRIQRIILAVLTIVLSYLIILNGAAPKKYKLALDGKSDYDITAPRDIVNTIVTEQNARKVSDAEPADMTEIRNASIEVINTTVDFIGLIEKSRKNSSKKIAESLDSDDKKYNDKVLDIQEKEAAILNKEIEKLNIILSYDQVLFFISKASEEDIQKFETVLRELVGDIMEQDVTEDNISQKVVQLQNSIIYTDLRQEIKNIALILSKYILKPNRTVNAVTTKAKKELAYEIALNAPENIVKIEKGDRILSKGDVVTKDKLKILEELNLLETSGRFDYPFAIGILVIILLISLLLILYMNNFCKKVFYNRNDLILLSLLILVTLLVARLVFEVSTLTIPIFIAAALISILLDLRLAIIVNFLLTLSISLMTNGEMKFMLLGAITGTFTAFIVSRTSYHRNSLSMGGLIIGFINVLTIVSVDLIGKYPAKTILSESIIVMVNGFISIVLTIGLLPYLETLFNIVTPIRLLELGNPNQPLLKRLLMEAPGTYHHSLMVGNLAEVGAEAVGGNSLLARVAAYFHDIGKLKRPSFFMENQMSGNPHDKMTANLSTLVITSHIHDGVEIAKKYRIPLVIRDIIIQHHGTTLVAYFYHKAKNVEKDEGVDEANFRYDGEKPSTKEAAVVMLADSVEAAVRSMPDKTEGKIEGLVRKIIKDKLDDGQLDQCNLTLKDLDNIARAFMKVFGGYFHAREEYPDIKREEKNLKPQDEVDNSEISNVKKL, encoded by the coding sequence ATGTCTAAGGATAAAACTATGGATATTCATGGCAACTTTAAAACATATATCAAGGACAAGCGTATACAAAGAATAATACTTGCGGTATTGACTATAGTTCTTTCCTACTTGATTATATTAAACGGAGCAGCTCCTAAGAAATATAAGCTGGCGCTGGACGGAAAATCTGATTATGATATTACAGCTCCTAGGGATATAGTAAATACAATTGTAACTGAGCAGAATGCCAGAAAAGTTTCAGATGCGGAACCGGCCGATATGACTGAAATAAGAAATGCTTCCATAGAGGTTATAAATACAACAGTAGACTTTATTGGCCTTATCGAAAAATCAAGAAAAAATAGCAGCAAAAAGATCGCTGAGAGCTTAGATTCAGATGATAAAAAATATAACGATAAGGTGCTCGATATTCAGGAAAAAGAGGCAGCAATTCTAAATAAAGAGATAGAAAAGCTTAACATTATACTCTCATATGATCAGGTTTTGTTTTTTATTTCAAAAGCAAGTGAAGAAGATATTCAGAAGTTTGAAACTGTATTGAGAGAGCTTGTTGGAGATATAATGGAGCAGGATGTTACAGAAGATAATATTTCACAAAAGGTTGTTCAGCTGCAGAATAGTATTATATATACCGATTTGAGGCAGGAGATTAAAAATATTGCCCTGATTTTATCAAAATATATCTTGAAGCCAAATAGGACTGTTAATGCAGTTACTACCAAGGCAAAGAAAGAATTGGCTTATGAGATTGCTCTAAATGCTCCTGAAAATATTGTAAAAATTGAAAAAGGAGACAGAATTTTAAGTAAAGGAGACGTAGTAACAAAGGATAAGCTTAAAATTTTAGAGGAGTTGAATTTGCTCGAAACTTCAGGAAGGTTTGACTATCCTTTTGCAATTGGTATACTTGTAATCATACTTCTAATATCGCTGTTACTGATTCTTTATATGAATAACTTCTGCAAGAAAGTATTCTATAATAGAAATGACCTTATTCTGTTGTCACTTCTAATTCTTGTAACACTTTTGGTAGCGCGGTTGGTTTTTGAAGTATCAACATTGACAATACCTATTTTTATAGCGGCGGCACTCATATCCATTTTGCTTGATTTGAGGCTGGCTATTATTGTTAACTTTTTATTGACACTTTCAATTTCCCTTATGACAAACGGAGAAATGAAGTTTATGCTTTTAGGAGCAATAACTGGAACATTTACCGCATTCATAGTGTCAAGAACCAGTTATCATAGAAATTCACTTTCTATGGGTGGGCTTATTATTGGATTTATCAATGTGCTTACTATAGTTTCTGTCGATTTAATTGGAAAGTATCCAGCTAAGACAATACTTAGCGAGTCGATTATAGTTATGGTTAATGGTTTTATTTCGATTGTTCTTACCATTGGGTTGTTGCCATACTTGGAAACTCTCTTTAATATTGTTACACCAATTAGACTGTTAGAATTAGGTAATCCAAACCAGCCGCTCTTGAAAAGATTGCTTATGGAAGCACCGGGCACTTATCATCACAGCCTGATGGTTGGGAATTTGGCAGAGGTTGGGGCTGAAGCTGTTGGAGGTAATTCACTTTTAGCAAGGGTTGCAGCATACTTTCATGATATAGGCAAGCTTAAGAGACCAAGCTTTTTTATGGAAAACCAAATGAGCGGAAATCCACATGACAAGATGACAGCAAATTTGAGCACACTTGTCATAACTTCTCATATACATGATGGTGTGGAAATTGCAAAAAAGTACAGGATACCTCTTGTAATAAGGGATATTATAATTCAGCACCATGGTACTACACTGGTAGCATATTTTTACCATAAGGCTAAAAATGTAGAAAAGGATGAAGGCGTTGATGAAGCCAACTTCAGATATGATGGAGAAAAGCCTTCAACCAAAGAGGCGGCAGTTGTTATGCTGGCGGATTCTGTTGAAGCTGCAGTCAGGTCAATGCCTGATAAGACTGAAGGCAAAATAGAAGGACTGGTAAGGAAAATAATCAAGGATAAATTAGATGATGGACAACTCGATCAGTGTAATCTGACTTTAAAGGATCTTGATAATATTGCAAGGGCTTTTATGAAGGTATTTGGCGGGTATTTCCATGCCAGAGAAGAATATCCTGATATTAAAAGAGAAGAAAAGAATTTAAAGCCTCAGGATGAAGTAGATAATAGTGAAATTAGTAATGTTAAAAAGCTATAA
- the ybeY gene encoding rRNA maturation RNase YbeY yields the protein MTVLIEDLQNKIKVSDEMVELVKRAVNSSLEFEKFSIPSEISVMFVDDEGIREINREHRSIDKPTDVLSFPIVDMYEGVINSDDGDFDLDEDLLLLGDIVISLEMTKLQAQEYGHSFERELAFLLTHGVFHLLGYDHDSPEREEKMISKQYGVLEILNLSQR from the coding sequence ATGACTGTATTGATTGAAGATTTGCAGAACAAGATAAAAGTTTCCGACGAAATGGTTGAGCTTGTAAAAAGGGCAGTAAACAGTAGCCTTGAGTTTGAAAAATTCAGTATACCTTCAGAGATTAGTGTAATGTTTGTAGACGATGAAGGTATCAGGGAGATTAATAGAGAACATAGGAGCATTGACAAACCAACCGATGTTCTGTCCTTTCCAATTGTAGATATGTATGAGGGCGTTATAAACTCCGACGATGGAGACTTTGACCTTGATGAAGATCTTCTACTCTTGGGAGATATCGTTATCTCACTTGAAATGACAAAATTACAGGCACAAGAGTATGGGCATTCCTTTGAACGGGAACTTGCATTTCTGCTCACTCACGGTGTTTTCCATCTGTTAGGTTACGATCACGATTCGCCTGAACGCGAAGAAAAGATGATTTCAAAGCAGTATGGTGTACTTGAAATTTTAAATTTATCACAACGGTAA
- a CDS encoding diacylglycerol kinase, with protein MKNRNLIDSFNNAINGIICAIKSERNMKIHICTAIVVFIMSIFFDLTKAEFLIVCISVAMVIVSELFNTAIEELVNMITTGYHPKVKIIKDVSAGAVLVSAFFAVIVGYFVFFEHVSTGLESGVERIRQYPMHITIIALIVTVSVVLVLKAVTGKGTPLRGGLPSGHAAIASAITTAVALWSINSKITLLCIVLSLLVIQSRLEAKIHNFIEVFIGAVIGFLITLLLFQTFL; from the coding sequence ATGAAAAACAGAAACTTGATTGACAGCTTTAATAATGCAATTAATGGTATAATTTGCGCTATAAAATCGGAAAGAAATATGAAGATTCATATTTGTACCGCTATTGTAGTGTTTATAATGAGTATATTTTTTGATCTTACCAAAGCTGAATTCCTGATTGTCTGTATTTCGGTAGCAATGGTGATTGTTAGTGAACTTTTCAACACTGCTATTGAGGAACTTGTAAATATGATAACAACAGGTTATCATCCTAAAGTAAAAATAATAAAGGATGTATCTGCCGGAGCGGTATTGGTATCAGCCTTTTTTGCAGTTATAGTGGGATACTTTGTTTTTTTTGAACATGTAAGTACTGGACTTGAGAGTGGTGTGGAAAGAATAAGACAGTACCCTATGCACATTACAATAATTGCGCTGATTGTAACAGTGTCTGTAGTTCTTGTGCTAAAGGCTGTCACCGGAAAGGGTACTCCATTAAGGGGCGGTTTACCAAGTGGGCACGCTGCCATAGCTTCTGCTATTACAACAGCAGTTGCACTATGGTCGATCAATTCAAAGATTACTCTATTGTGTATTGTTTTGAGTTTGCTTGTTATCCAGAGCAGGTTGGAGGCTAAAATACACAATTTTATTGAGGTTTTTATAGGAGCAGTAATAGGCTTTTTAATAACACTTTTACTTTTTCAGACATTTTTATGA
- the era gene encoding GTPase Era, producing MSFKSGFISIVGRPNVGKSTLLNNITGEKIAIMSDKPQTTRNTIKAVITGDEHQIVFIDTPGIHKPKNKLGDFMVNIAVETLNEVDVVLFLVEAQNLKPGPGDLFIVEQLKNVKSKVFLVINKIDLIDKSQLLPLISAYKDLMNFEALIPISALKDEKQDPLISEILKVLPEGPKYFPEDMMTDQPEKLIAAELIREKILHLVSDEVPHGVGVEVISFKQRDDKDIINIQANIYCEKDTHKGILIGKGGSMLKRIGSLSRTEIENLLGIQVFLELWVKVKPDWRNSEQMLKVLGYRK from the coding sequence ATGTCTTTTAAATCAGGATTTATATCAATAGTCGGGAGACCTAATGTTGGCAAATCCACCCTTTTAAATAATATAACGGGTGAGAAAATTGCAATAATGTCCGACAAACCACAGACTACAAGAAATACTATTAAAGCAGTAATAACAGGAGATGAGCACCAAATAGTATTTATTGATACTCCGGGAATCCATAAGCCAAAAAACAAACTTGGTGATTTTATGGTGAATATCGCTGTTGAGACCTTGAATGAGGTTGATGTTGTGCTGTTTCTGGTAGAGGCGCAGAATCTCAAACCGGGTCCGGGTGATCTTTTTATTGTTGAGCAATTGAAAAATGTTAAGTCCAAGGTTTTTTTAGTTATCAATAAGATAGATTTGATTGATAAGTCGCAGCTGTTGCCGCTGATTTCAGCTTATAAGGATCTTATGAATTTTGAGGCTTTAATACCAATTTCTGCCCTTAAGGATGAAAAACAGGATCCGTTGATAAGTGAAATCCTCAAAGTTTTACCTGAAGGCCCGAAATATTTTCCAGAAGATATGATGACTGACCAGCCTGAAAAACTGATTGCGGCTGAACTTATAAGAGAGAAAATTCTTCATCTTGTGAGTGATGAGGTGCCTCATGGTGTTGGGGTTGAAGTTATATCTTTTAAACAAAGGGATGACAAGGATATAATAAATATTCAGGCCAACATTTACTGTGAGAAGGATACTCACAAGGGCATCCTTATAGGTAAAGGCGGAAGCATGCTAAAACGTATAGGCAGCCTTTCCAGGACTGAAATAGAGAACTTGCTGGGTATACAGGTGTTTTTAGAGCTTTGGGTAAAGGTAAAGCCTGATTGGAGAAATAGTGAACAGATGCTTAAAGTTCTTGGCTATAGAAAATAA
- a CDS encoding YqzL family protein, which produces MLKEFAWKAFESTGNIDSYIFLKEIEEKNKIVEETAAARDEVAITKN; this is translated from the coding sequence ATGTTAAAAGAATTTGCATGGAAAGCTTTTGAGAGTACTGGAAATATTGACTCTTATATTTTCTTAAAGGAAATAGAAGAAAAGAATAAAATAGTTGAAGAAACTGCTGCGGCCAGGGATGAGGTAGCTATAACTAAAAACTAG
- the recO gene encoding DNA repair protein RecO, giving the protein MSYIKTKGVILKEINVGEADKIVTIFSKNKGKISGSAKGARRPKSSLVAGTQLFCYSEFVLFKGKDMYSLNSCDVIEPFYEIRNDLVKLTYAAHINEIITDIVQEEQPSARVLQLFLNSLYMLSKTEKAPEQIARVFEIRLLSILGYAPSVRGCIKCGSEDFTDFSFSFRKCGFLCKQCIEDDRYALSLSEGAARAIHYIVHSNIKSVFNFDVSNKVLRELEKVSKRYLKDRLDREYNKLEFLKTLNS; this is encoded by the coding sequence ATGAGTTATATAAAAACTAAAGGTGTAATTCTTAAAGAAATAAATGTCGGAGAGGCAGATAAAATTGTAACTATCTTTTCAAAAAACAAAGGTAAAATATCAGGTTCTGCAAAAGGAGCTAGAAGACCTAAAAGTAGTCTTGTAGCAGGTACTCAGCTTTTTTGCTATAGTGAATTTGTACTTTTTAAAGGAAAAGATATGTATTCGCTTAACAGCTGCGATGTGATTGAGCCATTTTATGAGATAAGGAATGATCTCGTAAAGCTTACCTATGCAGCCCATATTAACGAAATTATAACAGATATTGTTCAAGAAGAGCAGCCATCAGCAAGGGTATTGCAGCTCTTTTTGAACTCACTCTATATGCTTTCCAAGACTGAGAAAGCGCCAGAACAGATTGCGCGGGTTTTCGAAATAAGACTGCTATCAATTCTAGGTTATGCGCCTTCAGTAAGAGGGTGTATAAAATGTGGAAGCGAAGATTTTACGGATTTTTCTTTTAGCTTTAGAAAATGCGGTTTTCTATGTAAGCAGTGTATCGAAGATGACCGATATGCGCTATCTTTATCGGAAGGTGCAGCAAGGGCAATTCATTACATAGTGCACAGCAATATAAAAAGTGTCTTTAACTTTGATGTCTCTAATAAAGTACTTAGAGAACTTGAAAAGGTGTCAAAGAGGTATTTAAAAGACAGACTGGACAGGGAATATAACAAGTTGGAGTTCTTAAAGACACTAAATTCTTGA